One genomic window of Fusarium verticillioides 7600 chromosome 2, whole genome shotgun sequence includes the following:
- a CDS encoding DNA topoisomerase II, which yields MGSLAPFVSSFLLSRLCTRASPLARPGRPPFLTPLSLFCPSLRPLYSNLLSLNPVLAPQARFFALTANNNKMDSDASMFSLGEESDGYVPETKAKPKAAPKKAAARPPVKKMVQTTLKTKSAPKKRPTPESDDDDISVASGFSNTPPKAKKQKKEPAVSKSSGAPLEELENDSMVIDSPAKPGKKKTATEMYTKLSQLEHILKRPDTYIGSVERTEQQMWVLSKETQLMEYKNVSFVPGLYKIFDEILVNAADNKQRDGSMTYMKINIDRENGVISVENNGKGIPIVIHEKEKIYIPELIFGHLLAGSNFDDDEKKTVGGRNGYGAKLCNVFSTEFNLECQDSEHGKRYKQTWRNNMQTMEKAKITSSKTSDFTRVTFKPDFKRFGMEDGIDDDLESLLYRRVYDMVGTIRGIKVYLNGEQIKIKDFKAYCDLYAKSIAKERSTEEGGAPTCTVEMDKDKSHPRWEVGFAVSDGTFQQVSFVNSIATTSGGTHVNYIADQVTEALLKALNKKRKGHALKQNHLKNHIFIFVNCYINNPAFTSQTKEQMTTKPSQFGSKCKLGEDFLKKIAKSDALQNILDFAEKKADKMLAKGDGNKRSRVNNAKLVEANFAGTRRGHECTLILTEGDSAKGLAVSGRAILDPDRIGVFPLRGKLLNVRDASVDQIMKNAEIQNIKQFLGLKHKQTYTDTKNLRYGHLMIMADQDHDGSHIKGLLINFLQVQFPSLLKIPDFFREFITPIVKVWQGPNPKKPQRLKSFFTQPEYEEWKEDHKNELTRWHSKYFKGLGTSSNEDAQVYFTNLDDHLKEFDTMKPEEADLLELAFSKKKADARKEWLGNFVPGTYLDHSTKSITYSDFINRELILFSMADNMRSIPSVLDGFKPGQRKVIYACFKRNLVKDKKVVELAGYVSEQTAYHHGEQSLQQTIIGLAQNFVGSNNINCLEPSGNFGSRLAGGSDAASPRYTFTRLSPFARKIFHPMDEPNLMHHYEDGKKIEPMVYAPILPMVLVNGADGIGTGWSTSIPNYHPMDIVKNLKRRMGRLDDNDIEEKPFETMMPWFRGWKGTPEVAGPDRYKFNGIAYHNEQKDNEVVITELPIRMWTDDFKGKLEKIIAGVDGPAWIKDYKEFNDHSTVHFEIAVDDKHMGKVLEEGVLERFKLTKQVATSNLVAFDTRGMIRKYEKVEDILEEFYRYRLDMYTDRKKHWLGVFHADYRKLKNQARFIKEIIDGQLVVGKKKKTVLVQELRDRDYEAFPPGGEKKKTADEEDDDADENQDVEGDLEGGARDYDYLLSMPIWSLTAERLEKLKQAIEKKKAEHDELLALSEKDIWCRDLDDFTAEWETQLAVDAEIKTSIRRLGRRVSKKIGAGTARGRKVKDDDEYEPDKKGRGRPKAAALKATAKPAPKVETKSAQRFAEMFSSKPKVKKEPSADVMELSDLSDDDYAALSRSKSSAPAIKNSESPPTEKPENPRVKRAAASKVKTIIDDDSESDDDQMLGDVGALVKGIDKPAGDRERGRFSLHAMSRPDSSQGNASVSGPSKSRPKSAKAFDFDDDSPDDTNYELLAKSSPHKTATKDDHIDSFLSDDEPFVAPSKSAAAKSKPTSTDSEDPTPAGLATVKKGRGRPAAAKSKEPAKPKAAPKATKTAASKVASRPVTKQTTLSPAAKAYAAKKAVKKSVLDDDSDEDMADPDSPPPKASSRVRPGRAAASRRPIVVDDDSSVMQQDDESDDPFEVDDDED from the exons ATGGGAAGTCTGGCaccttttgtttcttcattTTTGTTATCGCGACTCTGTACGCGAGCATCACCACTCGCTCGACCTGGTCGTCCTCCATTCTTGACCCCATTGTCTTTGTTTTGTCCCTCATTGAGACCCTTGTATTCAAATTTATTGTCCTTAAATCCTGTCCTGGCGCCACAAGCCAGATTCTTTGCCCTCActgccaacaacaacaagatggACTCCGATGCGTCCATGTTCAGTCTTGGGGAGGAGTCAGATGGCTATGTCCCTGAAACC AAGGCGAAACCCAAAGCTGCACCAAAGAAGGCTGCTGCGCGGCCGCCCGTCAAAAAGATGGTGCAAACAACCCTTAAAACGAAGAGCGCACCCAAAAAGCGCCCAACACCGGAgagcgacgacgatgatatAAGCGTTGCCTCAGGTTTCTCAAACACAcctcccaaggccaagaagcaaaagaaggaacCTGCAGTCAGCAAGTCTTCTGGTGCGCCattggaggagcttgagaatgATAGCATGGTGATTGACAGCCCCGCCAAACCTGGTAAGAAGAAAACGGCCACCGAAATGTACACGAAGCTGTCGCAACTAGAGCACATCCTCAAGCGACCTGATACATACATCGGCTCTGTTGAGAGGACGGAACAACAGATGTGGGTTCTGAGCAAAGAGACCCAGTTGATGGAGTACAAGAACGTCAGCTTTGTTCCTGGTCTCTACAAGATTTTTGACGAAATCTTGGTCAACGCTGCCGACAATAAGCAGCGCGATGGCTCCATGACTTACATGAAGATCAATATCGATCGTGAGAACGGTGTGATCAGCGTCGAAAACAACGGAAAGGGTATTCCTATTGTTATTCACGAAAAGGAGAAGATATACATTCCTGAGCTTATCTTCGGACATCTGTTGGCGGGTTCCAActtcgacgacgacgagaagaaaACCGTTGGCGGTCGTAACGGTTACGGTGCCAAGCTGTGTAACGTCTTCAGTACGGAATTCAACCTTGAATGTCAAGACAGTGAGCACGGCAAGAGGTACAAACAAACCTGGAGAAACAACATgcagacgatggagaaggccaaaatcaccagcagcaagaccTCAGACTTCACCCGAGTAACCTTTAAGCCCGACTTCAAGCGCTTCGGTATGGAAGatggcatcgatgatgatctcgagtCTCTCCTCTACCGTAGAGTTTACGACATGGTGGGCACGATCCGAGGAATCAAGGTTTATCTCAACGGCGAGCAAATTAAGATCAAGGATTTCAAAGCCTACTGTGATCTCTATGCCAAGTCCATCGCCAAGGAGAGAAGCACAGAAGAGGGAGGCGCTCCGACCTGTactgttgagatggataAAGACAAGTCGCATCCTCGATGGGAAGTTGGTTTCGCTGTTTCTGATGGTACTTTCCAACAAGTTTCCTTCGTTAACTCGATCGCCACAACCAGCGGAGGCACTCATGTCAACTACATCGCCGACCAGgtcactgaagctcttctcaaggctttgaacaagaagcgcaagggTCATGCTCTGAAGCAGAATCATCTGAAGAATcatatcttcatctttgtcaactgTTACATCAACAATCCAGCCTTTACTTCGCAAACAAAGGAGCAGATGaccaccaagccaagccagtTTGGTAGCAAATGCAAACTGGGTGAggacttcctcaagaagattgCAAAATCTGATGCTCTTCAAAATATCTTGGAttttgctgagaagaaggccgacaAAATGTTGGCCAAGGGTGATGGAAACAAACGAAGCCGAGTAAACAACGCAAAGCTCGTCGAAGCCAACTTTGCTGGCACCAGAAGAGGTCACGAATGCACTCTGATCTTGACAGAAGGTGACTCTGCCAAAGGTTTGGCAGTTTCTGGTCGTGCCATTCTCGACCCTGACCGCATTGGTGTTTTCCCGCTTCGTGGAAAGCTTCTTAATGTGCGAGACGCTTCAGTTGACCAAATTATGAAGAACGCCGAAATTCAGAACATTAAACAATTCCTGGgtctcaagcacaagcaaaCGTACACAGACACGAAGAATCTTAGATATGGCCATCTGatgatcatggctgatcAGGATCACGATGGTAGTCAtatcaagggtcttctcatcaatttTCTCCAAGTTCAGTTTCCATCGCTTCTCAAAATCCCTGACTTCTTCCGAGAGTTCATCACCCCTATCGTCAAGGTTTGGCAGGGTCCCAATCCCAAGAAGCCCCAGCGATTAAAGTCATTCTTCACACAGCCTGAATACGAGGAGTGGAAGGAAGATCACAAAAACGAACTCACTCGATGGCACTCCAAATACTTCAAGGGTCTGGGAACCAGCTCCAACGAAGACGCACAAGTCTATTTCACCAACCTCGATGATCACTTGAAGGAATTCGACACCATGAAGCCTGAGGAAGCTGACCTACTGGAGCTGGctttctccaagaagaaagcaGATGCCAGAAAGGAGTGGCTGGGTAACTTCGTCCCGGGCACATACCTCGATCACTCAACCAAGTCAATCACATATTCCGACTTTATCAACAGAGAACTTATTCTCTTCAGTATGGCTGACAACATGCGATCTATCCCCTCCGTGCTGGATGGCTTCAAGCCGGGTCAGCGAAAGGTCATATATGCCTGCTTCAAGAGAAACCtcgtcaaagacaagaaggtcGTTGAATTGGCTGGTTATGTCTCTGAGCAGACTGCCTATCACCACGGTGAACAGTCTCTCCAACAGACTATCATTGGCCTGGCCCAGAACTTCGTCGGTTCAAACAACATCAACTGTCTGGAACCCAGTGGAAACTTCGGTTCTCGACTTGCCGGTGGATCTGATGCTGCCAGTCCTCGTTACACCTTCACTCGTCTGTCTCCATTCGCCCGCAAGATCTTCCACCCCATGGATGAGCCAAACTTGATGCATCATTATGAAGACGGCAAGAAAATCGAGCCAATGGTGTATGCTCCAATCCTCCCCATGGTTCTGGTCAACGGTGCCGATGGTATTGGTACAGGTTGGAGCACTTCCATTCCCAATTATCATCCGATGGATATTGTCAAAAACCTGAAGCGTCGAATGGGTCGCTTGGATGATAACGATATTGAGGAAAAGCCTTTCGAAACCATGATGCCCTGGTTCCGTGGCTGGAAGGGTACACCAGAGGTTGCTGGCCCTGACCGGTACAAGTTCAATGGTATTGCCTATCACAACGAACAGAAGGATAACGAAGTTGTCATCACCGAGCTGCCTATTCGTATGTGGACCGATGACTTCAAGGGCAAACTGGAGAAGATTATCGCCGGTGTTGATGGCCCAGCTTGGATCAAGGATTACAAGGAATTCAACGATCACAGCACTGTTCACTTCGAGATCGCTGTGGATGATAAGCATATGGGCAaggtccttgaagaaggcgTCCTCGAGCGCTTCAAGTTGACTAAGCAAGTCGCCACCTCCAATTTGGTTGCTTTCGACACCCGAGGCATGATTCGCAAGTACGAGAAGGTGGAGGATATCCTTGAGGAATTCTATCGATACCGTCTCGACATGTATACTGACCGAAAG AAACATTGGTTAGGCGTATTCCATGCGGACTATCGTAAGCTCAAGAACCAAGCCCGGTTCATCAAGGAAATCATCGATGGACAGCTTGtggttggcaagaagaagaagaccgtGCTGGTGCAAGAACTTCGAGATCGCGATTACGAGGCTTTCCCCCCtggtggtgagaagaagaagaccgcagatgaagaagatgatgatgccgatgagaaTCAGGACGTGGAGGGTGATTTGGAGGGTGGTGCTCGCGACTACGACTACCTCCTCTCG ATGCCCATCTGGTCCCTGACAGCTGAGCGtcttgagaaactcaagcAAGCtatagagaagaagaaggcggagCACGATGAGCTCCTTGCCCTCAGTGAGAAGGATATCTGGTGTCGCGACCTCGATGACTTCACGGCCGAATGGGAGACTCAGCTTgcagttgatgctgagatcaagacgaGCATCCGTCGCTTGGGCCGCCGCGTTTCTAAAAAGATAGGTGCTGGCACCGCTCGTGGCCGCAAAGTcaaggatgacgacgagTATGAGCCCGACAAGAAGGGCCGCGGAAGGCCAAAGGCTGCAGCGTTGAAGGCGACCGCTAAACCAGCGCCCAAGGTAGAGACCAAGAGTGCTCAGCGGTTTGCTGAGATGTTCAGCTCCAAgccaaaggtcaagaaggaacCCAGTGCTGATGTTATGGAGCTGTCGGATCTTTCTGACGATGATTATGCCGCTCTCAGTCGCAGCAAATCATCCGCACCTGCGATCAAGAACTCCGAATCACCTCCAACCGAGAAGCCGGAGAATCCACGGGTCAAACGAGCGGCGGCgtccaaggtcaagacaatTATCGACGATGACTCCGAGAGTGACGATGATCAGAtgcttggcgatgttggtgcCTTGGTCAAGGGCATCGATAAGCCAGCTGGCGACCGCGAAAGGGGCAGGTTTAGTCTACACGCCATGAGCCGGCCAGACTCTAGCCAGGGCAACGCCAGCGTGAGCGGACCGTCCAAGTCGAGGCCCAAATCAGCCAAAGCTTTCGACTTCGATGACGACAGTCCTGACGATACCAACTATGAGCTTCTCGCCAAGTCGTCGCCACACAAGACGGCCACCAAGGATGATCACATAGACAGCTTCCTTTCTGACGATGAGCCTTTTGTTGCTCCATCCAAGTCAGCTGCGGCCAAGTCTAAGCCTACCAGCACGGATTCTGAAGATCCAACACCGGCCGGTCTTGCTACTGTCAAGAAGGGTCGTGGTCGTCCCGCTGCTGCGAAGAGCAAAGAGCCAGCGAAGCCAAAGGCTGCCCCCAAAGCAACCAAGACAGCTGCATCAAAGGTTGCTTCGCGTCCAGTAACTAAACAGACCACTCTATCGCCAGCAGCTAAGGCTTACGCTGCTAAGAAGGCTGTCAAGAAATCTGTCCTTGACGACGATTCAGATGAGGATATGGCGGACCCAGATTCGCCGCCTCCTAAGGCATCCTCAAGAGTGAGACCAGGACGTGCCGCTGCCTCGAGACGGCCAATCGTTGTTGACGACGACTCATCAGTCATGCAGCAAGACGATGAGAGTGACGACCCTTTCGAAgtcgacgatgacgaggattAG